DNA from Lonchura striata isolate bLonStr1 chromosome 5, bLonStr1.mat, whole genome shotgun sequence:
AGGCTCCATGTTTAGCATTTGATCAAAACTAACATGTACACCAATCTTCTCACGGTGATTGCGTCCTGACCAcctggaaaattaaattaaatgaaaacttgCGTTTTTTTCAAGGAAAGAGCACAGCATTCTGAATTATGTTTGAACTAACATAATATTTTCACTATTATTCTGTGCACAAATAAATGctagggtttgtttttttttttctaaacttcCTCTTTTACTTCTTTATTTCAAGGCCTTTTAAATGTGTCTATGGTACCCTACTGTTCTCCTCTTCTGAAACATCTACCTTAAGATCTGTGCAGTGGTGAGTAGGAAATATTTCCCACCTGTTATACCGCTTTGGTATTTCTCATTTATTCTATCTCATTTTCAGTTTCCTTTGTATGAGGGACAGACAGTACTGATGTTGGGCTACGAGTTCAGAGATGCAGTGTCCACTTCCCTTCTCTGAGGCcaaatgtatttatgtatttggATATAGGAAGGTTATCTGAGACTTCCTCTGAATACAGTCTAGCTTTGTGCATTAGTGATTATGAGCATCCTACTGTACCACAAGATTAATTTTTACCAATAGAGTTCAGAGCAAGGTTAGTAGGTTTTGACTGAAAACaaggataaaataattttggtacTGAAGTAGCAAGTATCTGAAATCCAAAAAGTTAAAAGTTAAAGCTTAAAATTGTAACATATCTTACTGATGTTTCAAGTGAACAAGACAAATAAGTTTCTAGTAACTATTTCTCACCATACTAGTAAAGGGAAATGAAACTGATGCTGAAAATCATTTATCCTAAAGCAATGGTAGAGCAAGACTGAATCTGTCAGTTTGCAACGCTTTTTGTTGTGGTACTACTTACCTAAACCGTTTAAGGTGTAATCTGAGAACCTGAGGTAGTCGACACACCATAAGCTGCTTCTGAGCTTCTGTGAGTATAACTGGTTTAGAAGAAAACTTCCTTCGTTTTGCTGAAGTCAAACACACAGTTACACAAAACAAATCTTGGTAACAGCCTTGTATTTCAGTCTAAGATTTATCCAGAGAATTTGTATGGACCTAAATATTTGTGGTACGTGCCTCCTTAAAAAGGATATGCTCTGAGATCCATTTTGCAATGATTACCCTACAGTGCAAGTAAAAAATACTTGTGGTCACTTACATTAATCACCTTAATTTAAAAAGGTGATGGTTTCTTCAGCTGGGAGTACCAGAAACCCCATTAGTGTGTCATGAGATTGTATCTAAATGAAACATCACACTTCAAAACATCTTTTGACCAATTTAATCTTCTAGGAGCAAGTAACAGCTGTCAAATGACCACACCAGAACATAAGAAAAGATCTTTGTTTGCAGTATACTTTTAAGACTTCTATACTTGCACTGTCAGTTTATATTTTACACAGAGAACATATGCATGAGTACATACTGCCTTTACTCACTGTTGCACTGATCACATGCATATATCTTTCCTTCCAAAGCTTCAGTTTCTGTAAACTTGGCCAGCATTTCTGTCAGCAGACATGGATACTGAGACGACATCTCCTTGCCATTGCAGTGATACCTCTCGGGAAACTCCAGGGACAGGTCCCAGAAAGGTTCTATGGTATTTGATTTATTGTCACAGGCGAGACATGTAACCTGTAAAAAAGATATTTCACTAGCTGCATATACTCAAAAATGTACTTTGCTAAACATGTACCGTAACACAGCTCTAAAAAGAGATTCTTTTTCCTAGAGATAACCAAATGTAACCAAAGACAAGACAAAGTAATTTAACAACAGAGATGATATACCTAATTTCTTTTCACTGAAGCAGCATGTTCAAAACTGTTATCAACAACAAGTAAGTGTTCTTATGTTTTactgagaaacaaaaacaaTGTCAAAATGGTCTGGGACTGTCCAAAAGAAAGCAGCTGGTGAAGTCTCAGCAGTCTTTTctccaaaaggaaaatttacaTGAGAAATTATAATATaggttaattaaaaaataaataaaaataaatcaaaaccacacacatacacacaaaagcaaaaaaaacccgaaCAGCTGGGGATTTTAAAGTCATATCCTTCTTACTTTGTAAGTCTTCCAGGGAAGCCTGGATTAGGGAGCACActtcttcaaagaaaaattaacaggtaaaaagaatttatttcttctttcagtaAGTGGATCCATCGTCACACTAGGGAAAGGACAAGCAGTAAAACAACATGAATAAAATGTAAAGAAGTGAAGTGAGTCAACCTGGAAAATGCAGATACTACAGCAGGAgacaattaatttattttaacattcAATACATAGGAAAATAAGTTAAAAGCAGTAGCTTGTCTAAGCTGGAAAGACAACACATCAGGTGTAGCATGCTTCTTTGTTCAGAACAACTAATGCAAAGACACAGTAATAAAGGAATGAAAATTCATTTGACATCCAAAGATTGTTACTTCACAGAGACCCCTTTATACTGCTGCTGTTCTACATAAATTCAGTGTTATTCCCTTCAGTTTGTTATTCCCTTCAGTAAGCCAACACAAGTGTGAAAGCACACTCAGTTTTGTTCAGATGTGcctttgttttcctctgaaggttTGCTGTTAGGTAACTATTCACCCTGCTTCGGTATTTCACGATCATTTATATAAGGACCTATCTGTCACCTCATGGTATCTTCCCCCTAGGTGTTCTTGTAGCTGCACTCAGTAGCTGCAACAGCTTATACTCCATCTCTGCACTAGCCACCTAGTGCACATGTGGATTTGTGTCCCAGCATGAACACAGTGCAGTTAGGAAAGCTGTAACTGCTTTAAGTTCTAGGATGAAAATACCACTGCCttgttttagaaaacaaaacttCAAACTTACATGGCAGAAAAGCAAAGATTCTTCTATTTTAATTTACACTGTCAGGAGCATCTTTTGCAAGTGCTAACATCTGGCAATGTTTCAAAGCCACAAATTATTAACAATTCAGAGCTGAAATCTAGACATGGGAGACAAAATAGTATGTTTGGCCACAGTTCAATCACACTCCAGCTTAAATCCAGAATGACTAATAAATTTCTGCTTTACATATCGGTAATTTTGTTTCTCCAAAAGTTTATTTAATTGATGAATTATGTAAGAATTTGTTGTGCATAAATGCACACTTAAGATTAAGGAGCTCAGGACATAGAACACATGTGACTTTAATACAGATAATTTTAACACATTCTGAGGTTTTAAATTTAGGTCAAGTTCTTCTTTCCCAACTAGCTAATGAGTACTATCCCAGAGAAAAAGACATGAATAATAGACCCAGCTTGCAATTTTTGCTAGTCAAAAAACCTGAAGAACacaaacagataaaataaatcTGCTTCTCATCTCGTCATGCAACTGTGAGCAAAGCTGATTTGTGGGGACAAATCCCTATACTCATACACAGCTGCACTTATTTCCTCAAATCCAAGCCAGTCCTCACTGCAGCAGAGTAAAACTCAGGGATTTCTGTAGCTGCCAACAGCATGGTAACCTGACACACCCGGGCAACCCCATCAGCCCCTGTGCACTTGCTGCTCATGGACGTGGTGGTAAAGGACAGCCAAGCACGGCTGCAACGGGGTGGAAGTGTTTTTCTGAGCCAGGCCTGTGATTACCAACTGGCTTACTCAAAAAGCAGGAGGATTCCCAGTCTTCTGTGGAATTCATCTGCACTGGCCTGTCCACTGGCATTGGCTTCATAACATTCCCATCACTCTTCTTTCTGTCCTAAATGTGACTCCTTTATCTCAGACTCCATTATCATTCACACAGTGCAATCcagatttattttctccatGAGAGGGGCAGAAATTGTAAAAACTGTTCAAAAGTTGGTTGAGATGAGATTTTATAAAACACAAAATGAGCCCCAAACTTGAACTCAAATGGCAAAAACTTTATCCAGTGCAACTTTGTATAGTATAAGTATGCACAACAGTAATAGGGAAGTGAGTGTACTCTAACAATCTGAGATGTCTATCTCTGTGATTATACTTCATAAATTCAGTGTTTTAGTCCACCTTCCCATTATAATTCAGAATTGCTATTATAAGAAGCTTTAATACTGTCATTTATagcaaagcaaatgaaaagtTCACATTAGAGCAAAGTAAATTACAGATTTTAACTAGTCTGAAATCTCTACCTTATGTTCTGCTCTGACCACCCTCTCATGCCTTGAAACACGGGTACTAAATACAATTGTTTGGTTAAAGCTTAGTATTCAATCATGGGCCAAAGGCCAGACTGAAAAGAGCTGGATCAAATTGCTTGATTCAAGCTAAGCAGGAGACTACGCAGACAAGCATCATTGTGGCCTCAATAACATGATGGACAGCTACTGCCCTGGATGGCATTCAGTGTAAATGCAGCCAAAGAAAATAGTTAACATATTGCTGCAGAAAAAGCCAACTTCATCGTCAACTGTTTTGCCTATGTGCCATGCACTTGcatggaagaaagaaaactctTAACCACCTCTGCcccaactcttttttttcctttgtcgCTTTTAAGAAGAGTAAAATAGCCAGTCCCATTTTTGTGCTTTCACTAGATGAGACCTATATATAATGACTAGTAACTCAATTTTCGTACAGGAAAGTAATTGAAGGGGATCTCTGGAATACAGCTAAAATGCAGAATTCATATGACTGTcagcataaaaaaaaccaactgaaCTTTGTAGTGATAAGCATACAGTATACTCAAAATTATCTGTTTAGCAGAATAACATAAAGTGTAACCACAGGTAATTGCAGTCTGTGAATCAATGGCCTCTTatagattaatttaaaatgttacttTCATCTGGTTGGAAAACAACTTGACAAGCATTTTGTAGGTCAGGCTAAACATAAAAGCACAAAGACTAACACCAAAATATAGAAATCAGTATACATGACATCAACTGGTTTAGGTGCAAATCATCCCGTTACCTGCCTGAAGTTCCGTCTTTCTAACATTGTCCATTCCGTGGGAGACTTAACACTCAGCACTACACGGATCACCCTCAGCATTCTCCCCCAAACTCTTAACTCACAGCATACTACCCCAAACTGAAGGCTTTCAAACAACtcaaaaaatcacatttccccTTTTCTCAGACAATCTGTCCTGAAATATGCTTTAAGAATAGTTTACATACTACACTGGTTAGAACCTACTTCACTCCTTGAGACCTGGCATATCTGTTTCTCTGATCACTGCATGCTTTTATTCTGCTGCGCTGAGCAGAAGCAGGGGGAAGCATCTTACTTAGATTCCACCTTAAAAATGATCAGGAAGCAATCAAACTGCTTAGGAAGTTTTAAGCATGCCTATAGGTATCAGAAGCTAGTTCCTATCAGGCATTgctataaaaaatatttgagcCAATTTTTCTGAACTCTGAGAAGTCTGCAGAAGACACAAAGCAGGAGGAGTGGCTGGCTGGGGGCACTCCCACCCAGTGGGAATGGGACAGGGCCATTATGCAGCTctaaaaaaggaaacacaatttTCTGCTCCTGTGCAGGAATCACCCAGGCACCAGTACAGGTTGAGTGGGAAGAGAAGGACCTAGGGGACAAGCTGTCCAGGAGCCAGTAATGTGCCCTTATATAAGGCAAAGACGGCCAACAACCTCTGGAGCTGCATTCAGCAGAGCACCACCAGCAGGTCCAGGCAGGTGATCCCTCTtctcagctcccacacagctgAAGTGCTGGGTCAAGTGCTCAGAAAAAAGGGAGACATGGATATGCTGGACTGAGTCCACTAAAGGACCAGGAAGATGATGAAAGGCCTTGGACATATCTGACATATGAAGAAAcactgagagagctgggactgttTAGCCCAGAGAAGGAAGCTCAAGGTGGATTTTATCCTTGTACAAGAATTTCTGAGTACATGTAGCACACAATAAATTTGTTATTtcaatttctggatttttagaAACACACCTGTTTAATATGGAAAAAGTTGCTTGCTTAATATGGaaaaagtttaaataaagatactttaaaaattgttgCATACTGTGGTATTTGGTTGgtgccatttaaaaaaacacaagcCAAAAAAATCTTGAGACAACAGCTAACATACTTGATCTCTTGAAGTGTACTTTAGAGATCTGTGAGCTAGTGTGGGTCAGTTTACCATTGCCACATTAGTTCACAGCACAGTAGTTTCTCCTTTCCCATTGAAGGACTGAGGACAGGAGACAGTAAGTACCTTCCACAAGAGTACCAGCACTGAGGGATTGAAAACAACTAGGATTTTAATACACATACTGAGATCTCCTCAGAGGCCCAGTAGGTTTGAGAGATATGAGCCACTTTCTCCAATCACTGCAGGAAGACTAGCAGTGAAGacagagcagaggggaagggTTTTGCACCTACAATGCAGATCTTTACTTCTCTTAGATGTACCAGATACTACAGTTTCACAGTCCTGTAAAGTAAAAAGCTGAAATCCTAAAACAGGTATTAgaataaacataaaataaaaaaacagaggCAATTTGCTCATGCTGTCCCATTACCTAGTCTAGTCTAGTACTCcataaaatagtaaaatatttcaagcaGTAGATGAAGAAAACTTACTTTAAATCAGCTgagaaaatggcaaaagaaaaacaactacCTCATATAAAATGTTCAATTGTTTTGACATCATCCAAAACTTCTTCTAGTTATCAAAGAGTAATCTGCATAAGATTTGCAAACACtcaattttttgctttcttaatCTTAGATCCTAAATTCAGTTAGTGCTGAACCAGGCAGCACTTCAATAACAACAAATGGATGGCAACTCAGGATTATGACTTCCCTTCAAATTAAATTAGAACTAgacaaagggggaaaaagttGAGCTGCACATGTGAAAGTAATGTGATACCTAAGTAAACACACAGCACTGTAAGGGATCCTCTGTGTACTTTATCAAGAGTAGTTCATAGTATTTCTGAGGTTTGAAGGTCAGGAAGATTGCTTCAGGGCACTTGAGTCTCTCACAGAATCATGTATCTTCAACATATATTTTCTGTACAAAAGGCCAGTAAGTATGGTAATGTTTCAGGGGGTCTAAAACGGAGGGCAActgcacacagaaacacacttCCCAGTTCCCCTTTTTCAATGAAGTAAGATGTAACTTAACATGCTAGAATAAAATCCTGTCTTATTTTTAATAAGGGCAGCGGGGAACGCTCCAGTTATCTTCTAGAGAGAAACTATAATACTGTTACAGGAgtgcatatttattttattactatgTTTATCACAGTATTACTTTCTACTTGTAGGTAGATAAAGTTAAGCCTGCAAGGACTAAACGCACACTCATTGCTTTTAAGAGCTAACGTTGCCCAAGAGGCAATGACATAGCATGAAGTTTGGGgcttttcccagccctgcatggGTGTTTTCTCATCTTTTTTGTTAACTTCATTAAAGCAGTTCTGACAAATGCCTAGTGAAATCATGGTGTAGGAATCttactgaggaaagaaaaataattgcctAAAAGAGTCTTTAAAGTTCATCTTTCCATGTGCAAACACCAGGGACTAAATCATTAAGATGACATGAATATATTTTACAAGAAAGGAATTTAAATCTTCCGGGCTTACCTTTTCTTTATAATATTTATCATGTTCAAAACCAGAAgtgaaaactaaaacaaaaaaaaggagtgGCAGAAGACAAAGGGAACACTGGGACAGGTAAAGTGTTGAACAGTCCATGGGAACTGCCTAATGAACCAGGGAAAAATTACTAGATAACAGCTTCAATACTCTTTTTCTTGCTCCTCTCACTTCAGGCATTCTTGAGTTGATCAAGGCTGtattctgcacacagacatGGAGCAGCTGCAGTAAAAGCTGTATGTAGTAACAGAAGTCACAGATTACTTCAAAACTGCTTAATTCCCTTTCTGATTTACTCAATAGTCTGGAAGTGAGGACTTTtcgttttggttttgttttgtttgttttagctTACTCACTAGTGAATTCTCATTACTCCTCTCCTGGTCTCAGGAAGGTGGGAGGGTTTCTAGTCAAAAACCTTTCCATATAAAGCTAACAATATATGAGAGTAGTTACTGATGAAATTATGCTATGTCTTTAGAGCCTTGAAAATTCTTACTAAAGGAATGAATCCTATAAGGAGGTTTGCAACACAAGAAAACCTTGTCATTATTCCTAAAAAAATAACCTTATTTTGCTGGCAAAATTGCTATTTTGGAGAGGAATGgaattttcaaacaaaaaactctTTATTGACATAGTATACTAAACATTTTCAGTTGTGCAACACTGATACAAGATATATAGTACCCAAGGAAAGGAAGTATGCCACAGAAGTGCTTGCAGTCTGTCCCAGACAGAAGGTAGCTGGTGTTCCAGATTTGTGTATAGATCTAATGGTTTCCAGTAGTTTCACAAAATCTAAAATGAATGAGGGCTGACATATGCTGCAAACAGCCTTGTTACCTTCCTATAAAGTTTACAGGGATCATAGCAGTAAGCAATCCTACCTTGGTCAAAAACCACTTGGATTTCCAATTTTACATATCAAAACATTAAACCATCATTCAAATAGTCAGAATACCAAGAACTGACATTTTTGTGTTAAGCTTTTTCTTTACACACAATATTCATCAAATGCTTCCACACTCCCTCAGTAAACATATTCATGTATACTACAGATCCATTCCAGGAGCCAGGAACTTCCCAACTTCTGTTCCTGCTGCAATGTGGTTAGCTTTTAGATTAAATCAACAGATACAAGCATTTGTTTGTTCAGTCAGTATTGAGACATTTATACACACTGTTGGGATATGTATAATAACAGTAAACACACTGAAATACTTAACAAGGAGCTGagaagtagggaaaaaaaaaggagtcatgcagaaagaaggaaaaccacCATTGCCTCCACCCCACAAATTTGGTTCCTGTGTTGACAGAGCTTTCTGTATCTTTGTGTTGCAATAGAAAAGACGTATTAGCAATTTTGTACATAAAATCATGACATGCAATTACTCACTGGTAAACAATCTCAAATTCAAGCTATTTAGTGAAATAATATCCTGTTTGACATCCATTACCTAATCGGTTTCTACTTACACTAGATTAACCTTCCTTAACACCTTTTATCTAGCAGCACTACAGTGATAAGCCAGATACTTGAAATTGTAGATTCTTCATTCCTTCAAATGAGTTGGTGCTTAACAGCAAATACAAGTATTTCTCAGcatgtggaaaggtgtgttttaCGATACCAAATGATTAACAGGTGTACTGGGTTTGAATGGCCTAGTTTTTGGTAGTGGGAGGGCTACAGGGTGGCTTCTATTGAAACTGAGTagtatttcttctgaaatggTGTAATAAATCCTCACCATTCCCCCATAACAGTTATAAACGTATAAACCTTTGAAGTATATCCATCCCTGACTGACTAGAGTAAATCCAGAACTATAAATCATTaaacaccttaaaaaaaaaaaatcataaaacatACCTGACTTAATAGCTGTCCATGAAAAATGTTGTTAACCACATTCAAAACCTGCTTTATAAGTTTTCTTTGAGAAGCAGGGATGAGAGCTGGGTATCTGGTCCCTGTAGTCTCCAGTTCCTGCTGTACTTTATCCAAAAGTTCACAGAGAAATTCCTGAGCATCTTGTTGGGCATACCCTCTGAAGGCTGGAATTAGTCTCCACACAGAATGAAGCATAGCAAAAGGAGACACCAGTGCCCATTTGCCAGACCACATAACCTGGAATAGAGTATGCAATTCATGACAGAGAGAAATATGCTTTGAACTGGGCTCCCTGGGCTGAATAAGTTCCATACTTTTTGATGCTCCTCCACTTAATCCAGAGGACAAACTAGGCCGCCTTACAGAATATGATCCCTTTACTTTCTCTTGGCTCTCATTCATGTGTAATGTTGAGGCAGCTATCGACAGGTGTTTAGATGAAGATCTTGTTTTACCATTGGTTGCTGTTGCCAGCAGTTCCTGAGTTTGGTTGAGATCAAGCTTTAAAAAGCATTCTCGAAAAATAAGTAAGTGACTTAATACCTGCAGGACAGAATTCATATAGCATGTGTTCCCCAGGTTTCTCAGTCCTGTTACTCCAGGAGTCACTGTAGGCCTTCGTTTAATTGGAGAGtcacttatttttttcaatCTCAGTTCTTCTGAGGTATATGTTTCTTTCAACTCTGCCAAAAATTCCATGTTCTGTGAGGTTTTTTGAGGGCAGGGTTCTAGTTTTGAGGACATTCTAACCTGATTTTGTAAACGACTGCTCTTTCTTGGAGGCATCTTTTCCATCTCTGCTTTCAACTCACGTTTTCTTTCTTGTCTTCTCTTCCTAGCTTTGTCCTTTTTTAGCTCTGCTTCTTCTTGACGTCTTTCTTCTTCCAAAATCCTTTTCCCAGCAGGTGTCAACTCAAGCCACGATCTGAATACTTTGCCAAGGACTGCACGCCGTCGGtgccagagagctgtgaacATCCTGTCTTCATTCCGAAGCATGGCTTGGGCACCACCGTGTGCAAGGTAGGAATCATCACTGGTACCCATAGAACGCAAAGTCCTCCCACTTCGAGTAGTGCAGTCATAGTTTTGACTCTTGATTGCACTTAATGTACTCCGCAAGAGTTTTAAGTCACCAGTTGCGTTGTCATTGAGAACATAATCATCGCAGAGATAGCAGAAAACATACAGCTCATTAACTTCCAACGCCACTGGGTGGCTGCTCTCCTGAAAGTGCTTTAGTGCATGCTCTTCGATGTATCTTCCACACGCCACATGTGAGCAGCTGAGGCACGCCCACACAGATTCCGTAGTATTGCAGTCCATGCAATGCCATTTCTGAGGATTGAGAATGGAGTGATCTTGGGCCAGTCGCAGACGTCCTACGTGCTTACACTTATCCATTGTTAAAACTGAAATTGCAGAGATATGCTGGCAAAACACATCATCCAAACTATCTTCTGTCCATAATTCAACCAGcaactaaaaaataaaaggaagttaTAGTTAATAAATACCCAACCGTATCCCTTTTACAGGAGTCAGTGTACCAAATTCATATTAAGATGAAGATCACTATCATCATCCAGCTGAGTCCCACCAAACATATGAAAGAAATCAGTCATGTGGAGCCACACACACACTCAACACCTTCAACAGCAGTTCCATGTTCACACCAAATTGCCTGCATACCACTGTTTATATTCCCAGTGCTTTGTGGCTCTGGACTGAAGCATACTAGCTACACTTTAGgcctggtttggttttttaattaaGGGGCAATGATTTTGTTAAAAGATGCTGTTACAGAGATTGGATACAAAAGCAACTTAGAGTGGGAAAGGCTGttcagagaaactgtggatgcCCCCATCCCTAGAACTGTTCAGGGCCAGGTGGGATTGGACTTTAAACAACTGGAGCTAATTGGTGGTGTCCCTCCACACAGCAGGGGACTGAACTACAGGATCTTTATGGTCTCTcgcaactcaaaccattctgagaTTCCAAAATTCCCCTATTAATTCTACCCCTAAGCATACAGGTGCAGAAGTGCAAAGTTCACTTAAATTTATTATGTTTACACAGAGCCAACAGTTCAGACAAATGAGGCTTTATACAACTCAAACCCTTAATTAATCCATACCTTCAATTAAATCACTGCCTCTCTGTGCTCAGTCAACCCCATTATACTATTTCTACAATAATGTATCTTAAATATCTACATTTTAACATGTCATCCTAACACCTCTGAAAGAGTAACTTAGCAAAACAGAACATGATTTCTTAAGACAGAA
Protein-coding regions in this window:
- the USP44 gene encoding ubiquitin carboxyl-terminal hydrolase 44 isoform X3 codes for the protein MGRTSVATTNLVTDAPPAHGDGQLLVELWTEDSLDDVFCQHISAISVLTMDKCKHVGRLRLAQDHSILNPQKWHCMDCNTTESVWACLSCSHVACGRYIEEHALKHFQESSHPVALEVNELYVFCYLCDDYVLNDNATGDLKLLRSTLSAIKSQNYDCTTRSGRTLRSMGTSDDSYLAHGGAQAMLRNEDRMFTALWHRRRAVLGKVFRSWLELTPAGKRILEEERRQEEAELKKDKARKRRQERKRELKAEMEKMPPRKSSRLQNQVRMSSKLEPCPQKTSQNMEFLAELKETYTSEELRLKKISDSPIKRRPTVTPGVTGLRNLGNTCYMNSVLQVMWSGKWALVSPFAMLHSVWRLIPAFRGYAQQDAQEFLCELLDKVQQELETTGTRYPALIPASQRKLIKQVLNVVNNIFHGQLLSQVTCLACDNKSNTIEPFWDLSLEFPERYHCNGKEMSSQYPCLLTEMLAKFTETEALEGKIYACDQCNTKRRKFSSKPVILTEAQKQLMVCRLPQVLRLHLKRFRWSGRNHREKIGVHVSFDQMLNMEPYCCRESLKSLLPDCFIYDLSAVVMHHGKGFGSGHYTAYCYNSEGGFWVHCNDSKLNMCTMEEVCKAQAYILFYSQRLTQANGHGRVPCPSTAESQQQTELAGCSMDNSSS
- the USP44 gene encoding ubiquitin carboxyl-terminal hydrolase 44 isoform X2, with product MDKCKHVGRLRLAQDHSILNPQKWHCMDCNTTESVWACLSCSHVACGRYIEEHALKHFQESSHPVALEVNELYVFCYLCDDYVLNDNATGDLKLLRSTLSAIKSQNYDCTTRSGRTLRSMGTSDDSYLAHGGAQAMLRNEDRMFTALWHRRRAVLGKVFRSWLELTPAGKRILEEERRQEEAELKKDKARKRRQERKRELKAEMEKMPPRKSSRLQNQVRMSSKLEPCPQKTSQNMEFLAELKETYTSEELRLKKISDSPIKRRPTVTPGVTGLRNLGNTCYMNSVLQVLSHLLIFRECFLKLDLNQTQELLATATNGKTRSSSKHLSIAASTLHMNESQEKVKGSYSVRRPSLSSGLSGGASKSMELIQPREPSSKHISLCHELHTLFQVMWSGKWALVSPFAMLHSVWRLIPAFRGYAQQDAQEFLCELLDKVQQELETTGTRYPALIPASQRKLIKQVLNVVNNIFHGQLLSQVTCLACDNKSNTIEPFWDLSLEFPERYHCNGKEMSSQYPCLLTEMLAKFTETEALEGKIYACDQCNTKRRKFSSKPVILTEAQKQLMVCRLPQVLRLHLKRFRWSGRNHREKIGVHVSFDQMLNMEPYCCRESLKSLLPDCFIYDLSAVVMHHGKGFGSGHYTAYCYNSEGGFWVHCNDSKLNMCTMEEVCKAQAYILFYSQRLTQANGHGRVPCPSTAESQQQTELAGCSMDNSSS
- the USP44 gene encoding ubiquitin carboxyl-terminal hydrolase 44 isoform X1, whose amino-acid sequence is MGRTSVATTNLVTDAPPAHGDGQLLVELWTEDSLDDVFCQHISAISVLTMDKCKHVGRLRLAQDHSILNPQKWHCMDCNTTESVWACLSCSHVACGRYIEEHALKHFQESSHPVALEVNELYVFCYLCDDYVLNDNATGDLKLLRSTLSAIKSQNYDCTTRSGRTLRSMGTSDDSYLAHGGAQAMLRNEDRMFTALWHRRRAVLGKVFRSWLELTPAGKRILEEERRQEEAELKKDKARKRRQERKRELKAEMEKMPPRKSSRLQNQVRMSSKLEPCPQKTSQNMEFLAELKETYTSEELRLKKISDSPIKRRPTVTPGVTGLRNLGNTCYMNSVLQVLSHLLIFRECFLKLDLNQTQELLATATNGKTRSSSKHLSIAASTLHMNESQEKVKGSYSVRRPSLSSGLSGGASKSMELIQPREPSSKHISLCHELHTLFQVMWSGKWALVSPFAMLHSVWRLIPAFRGYAQQDAQEFLCELLDKVQQELETTGTRYPALIPASQRKLIKQVLNVVNNIFHGQLLSQVTCLACDNKSNTIEPFWDLSLEFPERYHCNGKEMSSQYPCLLTEMLAKFTETEALEGKIYACDQCNTKRRKFSSKPVILTEAQKQLMVCRLPQVLRLHLKRFRWSGRNHREKIGVHVSFDQMLNMEPYCCRESLKSLLPDCFIYDLSAVVMHHGKGFGSGHYTAYCYNSEGGFWVHCNDSKLNMCTMEEVCKAQAYILFYSQRLTQANGHGRVPCPSTAESQQQTELAGCSMDNSSS